One segment of Oscillospiraceae bacterium MB08-C2-2 DNA contains the following:
- a CDS encoding LacI family DNA-binding transcriptional regulator, with the protein MVTIKDISDRLGVSPATVSKALNGYSDIAEATVENIRKTAKEMGYLPNAAARTLKTNRTHNIGVLFTDKMRSGLAHEYFSPILESFKVEAERLGYDITFISQNIGSTPMSYYDHCRYRNCDGVVIASVTFDDPMVLELVQSDIPTITIDYVFNNRTAILSDNVGGIRDLVTYIHSKGHRKIAYIHGEDTSVTQKRLSSFYHTCLQLDITLPDKYIKSANYHDPPSSGLATRELLALPERPTCIMYPDDFSFIGGMNEIERSGLRIPEDISVVGYDGIYLSQVLRPRLTTLRQDTHAIGTHAAAQLIKAIENPKSSIIEQIMVKGELLPGDSVRQL; encoded by the coding sequence ATGGTGACCATTAAGGATATTTCAGATAGGCTGGGTGTGTCCCCTGCGACTGTCAGCAAGGCGCTGAACGGTTATTCGGATATTGCAGAAGCAACGGTTGAGAATATACGCAAAACAGCGAAGGAAATGGGGTATCTCCCCAATGCCGCTGCTCGTACGCTGAAAACAAACCGGACACACAACATCGGGGTTCTTTTCACAGATAAGATGCGCAGCGGTCTTGCCCACGAATATTTTTCTCCCATTTTAGAGAGCTTCAAGGTGGAGGCAGAACGTCTTGGCTACGACATTACGTTTATCAGCCAGAATATCGGCTCCACCCCCATGAGCTACTATGACCATTGCCGTTACCGCAACTGTGACGGTGTGGTGATTGCCAGTGTAACCTTTGATGACCCGATGGTATTGGAACTGGTTCAGAGCGATATTCCCACGATTACCATCGACTATGTGTTTAACAATCGCACCGCTATCCTTTCCGATAATGTTGGAGGCATACGTGATTTAGTGACCTATATTCATAGCAAGGGGCACCGAAAAATCGCATACATACACGGAGAGGATACTTCCGTTACACAAAAGCGCTTGTCCAGTTTTTATCACACCTGCCTACAGCTGGATATCACACTGCCCGACAAGTATATTAAGAGCGCAAATTATCATGATCCGCCTTCCAGCGGGCTGGCAACTCGTGAGCTGCTTGCACTTCCCGAAAGGCCCACTTGCATTATGTATCCGGATGATTTTTCTTTCATCGGTGGCATGAATGAAATTGAGCGCAGCGGGCTGCGTATCCCTGAGGATATCAGTGTGGTGGGGTATGACGGCATTTATCTTTCACAGGTGCTGCGGCCAAGGCTGACTACACTGCGGCAGGATACCCACGCCATCGGTACTCATGCAGCCGCCCAATTAATAAAAGCCATCGAGAATCCCAAGTCTTCTATTATTGAGCAGATTATGGTCAAGGGCGAACTTCTCCCGGGTGATTCTGTGCGCCAGCTTTAA
- a CDS encoding carbohydrate ABC transporter substrate-binding protein: MKMHKRILAFAMVSLMLILTITACGSNQTPNAANPAPSSQGGEPSSETPPASASDKTLRIFAWNEEFQSRFNDYFIKPGKLPADIQVEWVITPNENNAYQNKLDAELRNQDSSDNKIDIFLIEADYAAKYVDTDYSLDVKADVGLTDADLKDQYKYTQEIVTNTSGKLKGVTWQATPGLFAYRRSIAKDVLGTDDPAEVQKYLSDWDKFNEIAVKMNAKGYRMLSGYDDSYRTFANNISAPWVDANDVIRVDENMFRWVDQTKDYTDKGYNNKTALWAPEWGADQGPEGKVFGFFYSTWGINFTLLGNSLAVPLAEGGKAEVGNGIYGDYAVCEGPESYYWGGTWICAAKGSDNIDLVREVMLTLTSDAATMKQITLDTEDYTNNQAAMTEIANSDYQSAFLGGQNHIKMFAAAAPNIDMSNISKYDQGMTEEFQKSFKDYFDGNVSREEALENFYTAVIEKYPNLKKPA; encoded by the coding sequence ATGAAAATGCACAAGAGGATTCTGGCTTTTGCTATGGTGTCGCTGATGTTGATCTTGACTATCACCGCATGCGGCTCGAACCAAACGCCAAACGCTGCAAATCCTGCACCGTCTTCTCAGGGAGGCGAGCCTTCATCGGAAACACCTCCAGCAAGCGCCTCGGATAAAACACTGCGTATCTTTGCCTGGAACGAGGAGTTCCAAAGCAGATTCAATGATTATTTCATTAAACCTGGCAAACTTCCTGCTGACATTCAGGTGGAATGGGTGATTACGCCAAATGAAAACAATGCATATCAAAACAAACTGGATGCTGAATTAAGAAATCAGGATTCCTCTGATAATAAAATTGATATCTTTCTTATAGAGGCAGACTATGCAGCAAAATATGTGGATACAGATTATTCGCTGGATGTAAAAGCCGATGTAGGCTTAACCGATGCGGATCTCAAAGACCAGTATAAATACACACAGGAGATTGTAACGAATACAAGCGGCAAGCTTAAAGGCGTGACATGGCAGGCAACCCCCGGATTGTTTGCTTATCGCCGTTCGATCGCCAAGGACGTGTTGGGAACAGATGATCCTGCCGAAGTGCAGAAGTATCTGAGCGATTGGGATAAATTCAATGAAATTGCTGTAAAAATGAACGCAAAGGGCTATAGAATGCTTTCGGGTTATGATGATTCTTACCGCACCTTTGCCAACAACATTTCGGCTCCTTGGGTAGATGCGAACGATGTCATCCGTGTGGATGAGAATATGTTCCGCTGGGTAGACCAAACCAAGGATTATACCGACAAGGGGTATAACAACAAGACTGCTTTGTGGGCTCCCGAATGGGGTGCAGACCAAGGGCCGGAGGGCAAGGTGTTTGGTTTCTTCTATTCCACATGGGGCATTAACTTCACATTGCTTGGAAACTCTCTTGCGGTTCCGCTGGCAGAAGGTGGAAAAGCAGAAGTCGGCAACGGCATCTATGGTGATTACGCTGTATGTGAAGGGCCTGAAAGCTACTATTGGGGCGGCACATGGATTTGTGCAGCAAAAGGCAGCGACAATATCGATCTGGTTCGTGAAGTCATGCTCACTCTCACCAGCGATGCCGCAACAATGAAACAGATTACGCTGGATACAGAGGATTACACCAACAATCAGGCGGCTATGACAGAGATCGCAAACAGTGATTACCAGTCTGCATTTTTGGGCGGGCAGAACCACATCAAAATGTTTGCGGCTGCAGCCCCCAATATCGATATGAGCAATATCTCGAAATACGATCAGGGTATGACAGAAGAATTCCAGAAATCATTCAAAGACTACTTCGATGGGAATGTCAGCAGAGAGGAAGCTCTGGAGAATTTTTATACCGCTGTCATTGAAAAATATCCCAACCTGAAGAAGCCCGCTTAA
- a CDS encoding sugar ABC transporter permease → MDEKGSPRKKSRSISYGKWGYLFIAPFFLAYLVFSLIPLISTFYNSFFERYMVGLDLIGPTFVGLENYYSLFTQGDFSKYLSNTFIIWILGFVPQLLVSLLLAAWFTDLRLRLRASGFFKTVIYMPNLIMAAAFSMLFYTIFADAGPVNSVLMSMGMESPYRFLANIGSTRGLIALMNFLMWYGNTTILLMAAIMGIDPSLFEAAQIDGASSPQIFRQVTLPLIKPILIYVMITSLIGGIQMFDVPQILTNGNGNPNRTSMTLVMYLNKHLFSENFGMGGAVSVILFLISAVLSLIVFYSFTGKMQRGGNKA, encoded by the coding sequence ATGGACGAGAAAGGTTCTCCCCGCAAAAAAAGCCGATCGATCAGCTACGGCAAGTGGGGATATCTGTTTATTGCCCCGTTTTTTTTGGCATATCTTGTTTTTTCGCTCATCCCTTTGATTTCTACCTTTTACAACAGCTTTTTTGAGCGGTATATGGTGGGGCTGGATCTAATTGGTCCAACCTTTGTGGGTTTGGAAAATTATTATTCTCTCTTCACACAGGGGGATTTTTCAAAATATTTATCCAACACGTTTATCATTTGGATTTTAGGGTTTGTGCCACAGCTTCTTGTGTCTTTGCTGTTGGCGGCATGGTTTACCGATTTACGTCTGCGTTTGAGGGCAAGCGGATTTTTTAAAACGGTAATCTATATGCCTAACCTCATTATGGCGGCAGCTTTTTCCATGCTTTTTTACACCATTTTTGCGGATGCCGGCCCGGTCAACAGCGTATTGATGAGCATGGGGATGGAAAGCCCTTACCGCTTTCTGGCAAATATAGGGAGCACACGGGGACTGATTGCGCTGATGAACTTTTTAATGTGGTATGGAAACACAACTATTTTGCTAATGGCGGCCATCATGGGGATCGATCCTTCCTTATTTGAGGCGGCACAAATCGATGGTGCATCTTCTCCACAGATATTCCGGCAGGTTACGCTTCCACTGATTAAGCCAATTTTAATTTATGTTATGATCACTTCTTTGATCGGCGGTATCCAGATGTTTGATGTTCCGCAGATTTTGACCAACGGAAACGGGAACCCCAATCGAACCAGCATGACATTGGTGATGTATCTGAACAAGCATTTGTTCAGCGAAAACTTTGGCATGGGCGGTGCTGTATCGGTGATTCTGTTCCTCATTTCAGCCGTTTTAAGCCTGATTGTATTTTATTCCTTTACAGGCAAAATGCAAAGAGGAGGAAATAAAGCATGA
- a CDS encoding carbohydrate ABC transporter permease, which yields MNSRAKNAAQRSLSVRRVFCYIFLILLTFLSLFSFYILVINATRSHPDIQKGFSFLPGKSLIFNLKNLFTNQNLPVLSSLRNSLFISACTALVGTYFSAMTAFGIHAYNFRFKKFAFAFIMMVMLVPTQVSALGFVRLMSTMGLRNSFIPLILPSVAAPIVFFFMKQYMESTLPIEIIEAARIDGSNEFHTFNRIVLPIMKPAMAVQAIFMFVASWNNYFMPALLLDSSNKKTLPILIAQLRSADFMKFDMGQVYTLVAIAIVPVIIVYLLLSKFIVRGVALGSVKG from the coding sequence ATGAATTCCAGAGCAAAAAACGCCGCACAGCGCTCTTTATCTGTTCGCCGAGTATTCTGCTACATATTTCTCATCTTGCTAACGTTTCTTTCTTTATTCTCGTTTTATATCCTGGTTATCAACGCCACAAGATCACATCCCGATATACAAAAAGGCTTTTCTTTTTTACCAGGCAAATCCTTAATATTTAACCTGAAAAATTTATTTACCAATCAGAATCTTCCTGTGCTTTCCAGTTTGCGCAACAGTCTTTTTATTTCTGCATGCACGGCATTGGTGGGAACTTATTTTTCTGCGATGACAGCCTTTGGAATTCATGCATATAATTTTCGTTTCAAAAAATTTGCCTTTGCTTTTATTATGATGGTTATGCTGGTGCCCACACAGGTATCTGCCCTTGGCTTTGTCAGGCTCATGTCTACCATGGGGCTTCGCAATTCTTTTATCCCTCTTATTTTACCGTCTGTTGCGGCACCCATTGTATTTTTCTTCATGAAACAATACATGGAAAGCACACTCCCCATAGAGATCATAGAAGCCGCCAGAATTGACGGTTCCAACGAATTTCACACCTTTAATCGCATTGTGCTCCCCATTATGAAGCCCGCTATGGCGGTGCAGGCCATTTTTATGTTTGTGGCTTCATGGAATAATTATTTTATGCCGGCATTGCTGCTGGATTCTTCCAACAAAAAAACATTGCCGATCTTAATTGCGCAGCTGCGCAGTGCGGATTTTATGAAATTTGATATGGGGCAGGTATACACATTGGTGGCGATCGCCATCGTGCCGGTTATTATCGTCTATTTGCTGCTCTCTAAATTTATTGTGCGGGGTGTAGCACTAGGCAGTGTAAAAGGATGA
- a CDS encoding NAD(P)/FAD-dependent oxidoreductase has translation MKVAIMGAGMAGLSCAFTLIKHGITPAIFEKRRCVGDRFINAESMFHILNRPVQDSLPYLKEIFGIHLQPVTEVHKIVIHSQNETGCINGDIGYTNIRGRHDRSYEMQLQQQVKADIEYNSDYEYEELCKKFDVVVLATGDAAYASQLGNFRSDLSCTVRGATIEGQFETDIPHVWFDYEIIPKGYGWIIPYSQSEANLVMLYPDYPSTSRLNINAMWDRFFERTSKEFDQAFKITDKFEVTKYLVGICERPKVESTYFVGNCFGAISPGLGFGQFTSILTGIHSAYDICGLGSYEELVKPLFKNYEHSLVLRRFLESLTDEDLDMLVKSSSMELFQKIADHVCDRESQSQVLRNATPFMKIFNKIKEGQKEK, from the coding sequence ATGAAAGTTGCAATTATGGGCGCCGGTATGGCAGGTCTCTCCTGCGCGTTTACACTCATCAAACATGGAATTACCCCTGCTATATTTGAAAAAAGACGCTGTGTCGGTGATCGGTTTATCAATGCGGAGAGCATGTTCCATATTTTAAACCGGCCGGTTCAAGATAGCCTGCCCTATTTAAAAGAAATTTTCGGCATCCATTTGCAGCCGGTGACGGAAGTGCATAAAATTGTGATTCATTCGCAAAATGAAACAGGCTGTATCAATGGCGATATTGGATACACAAATATTAGAGGCAGGCATGATCGTTCCTACGAAATGCAATTGCAGCAACAGGTTAAAGCCGATATCGAATACAACTCTGATTATGAATATGAAGAATTGTGCAAAAAGTTTGATGTGGTTGTTTTAGCCACAGGAGATGCGGCCTATGCCAGCCAGCTGGGCAATTTCAGGAGCGATTTAAGCTGTACCGTAAGGGGCGCCACCATAGAGGGACAGTTTGAAACAGACATACCGCATGTGTGGTTTGATTATGAGATCATACCCAAAGGGTATGGATGGATAATTCCCTATTCCCAAAGTGAAGCCAACTTGGTTATGCTCTACCCGGATTACCCCAGCACCAGCCGATTGAATATCAATGCAATGTGGGATCGTTTTTTTGAGAGAACATCCAAAGAGTTTGACCAAGCCTTTAAGATTACGGATAAATTTGAAGTAACAAAATATCTGGTAGGCATCTGTGAACGTCCTAAAGTGGAAAGCACCTATTTTGTTGGGAATTGTTTCGGTGCCATTTCGCCTGGGCTGGGTTTTGGGCAGTTCACTTCTATTCTGACAGGTATTCACAGTGCTTATGATATATGCGGCTTGGGTTCTTATGAAGAATTGGTAAAGCCGCTTTTTAAAAATTACGAGCACTCTCTTGTTCTCAGGCGCTTTTTGGAAAGCCTTACCGATGAAGATTTAGACATGTTGGTAAAAAGCTCAAGCATGGAGTTGTTCCAAAAAATAGCCGATCACGTCTGTGACAGAGAGAGCCAGTCTCAGGTGCTGCGAAATGCTACTCCATTTATGAAGATTTTTAACAAAATAAAGGAAGGGCAAAAGGAAAAGTGA
- a CDS encoding helix-turn-helix domain-containing protein produces MERIKWLRKKKNLTGEELGKLVGVQKSAISKYERGEIQPSHDVLDQIASHLNTSTDYLMGRTSDPTPPDAKQEKPLSLEELEALYMQKLIDNRVLMPGEELTAETRKRLEESIRLAIKIAIESQKG; encoded by the coding sequence ATGGAGCGAATAAAATGGTTAAGAAAGAAAAAGAACTTAACGGGTGAAGAATTGGGGAAGCTTGTTGGCGTTCAAAAATCCGCAATATCCAAATATGAACGTGGCGAGATACAGCCCAGTCACGACGTGCTGGATCAAATCGCTTCTCATCTAAATACCTCTACAGATTATTTGATGGGGCGAACCAGCGATCCGACCCCCCCGGATGCAAAACAGGAAAAGCCTTTATCGCTGGAAGAGCTAGAAGCCCTTTATATGCAAAAACTAATCGATAATAGGGTTCTAATGCCGGGCGAAGAGCTCACTGCCGAAACCCGCAAACGGTTGGAGGAATCCATCCGTCTGGCGATAAAAATTGCCATTGAGAGCCAAAAGGGTTAA
- a CDS encoding phage tail sheath C-terminal domain-containing protein, translating to MPMPNITITFKTLGATAIKRSEKGTVAMILSEAAPALQGEHILTNVTQVPALSAANKEQVSLAFMGYSLPPRKVILYVIGAEGNDLAKALEYFATQQFDYLVGAPEFTAEEVETIASWVKSRRSEKHTAKAVLPNLAADTEGVINFATADITTGAKTFTTAEYCARMAGLIAGTPMAMSATYAPLSEVTNVTRLTKEQMDTAVDDGKLILFHNGKEVLTGRAVNSLTTTTQDKGEAYRKIKILEVMDMLQNDIRMTAQNSYIGKYANSYDNKCLLVTAIQGYLEGLEVSGILQKGASVVEIDVAAQENYLKSKGNDTSEMSEQEIKEANTGSEVFIRMTVKILDAIEDITIAVSI from the coding sequence ATGCCAATGCCTAATATTACCATCACCTTTAAAACCCTTGGTGCTACAGCAATCAAGAGGTCTGAGAAAGGTACTGTCGCCATGATTCTATCGGAAGCTGCCCCAGCCCTTCAAGGGGAACATATTCTGACCAACGTAACCCAGGTTCCCGCACTGAGCGCCGCCAATAAAGAACAGGTTAGCCTTGCCTTTATGGGATATAGTTTGCCGCCCCGTAAAGTGATTCTTTATGTAATCGGTGCCGAGGGGAACGATCTGGCAAAAGCGCTGGAGTATTTCGCAACCCAGCAGTTTGATTATTTGGTGGGTGCACCGGAATTTACCGCTGAGGAGGTGGAGACCATTGCCTCTTGGGTGAAATCCCGCCGGTCTGAAAAGCACACTGCTAAGGCGGTATTGCCTAATTTGGCCGCCGATACCGAAGGGGTTATCAACTTTGCTACCGCCGATATCACGACCGGAGCCAAAACCTTTACCACAGCTGAGTATTGCGCCCGTATGGCTGGGCTGATTGCAGGCACACCTATGGCTATGTCGGCTACTTATGCGCCTCTTTCGGAGGTTACCAATGTGACCCGACTAACCAAGGAGCAGATGGACACTGCTGTGGATGACGGCAAGCTGATCCTTTTCCACAACGGCAAGGAGGTTCTGACCGGCCGGGCGGTTAACTCTCTGACTACCACCACTCAGGATAAGGGGGAAGCCTATCGGAAGATCAAAATCCTTGAGGTTATGGATATGCTTCAAAACGATATCCGTATGACTGCCCAGAACAGCTATATTGGCAAATATGCCAACAGCTACGACAACAAGTGCCTGCTGGTTACCGCCATTCAGGGTTATTTGGAAGGGCTTGAGGTATCCGGCATTCTGCAAAAGGGCGCCAGCGTGGTTGAGATTGATGTGGCCGCTCAGGAAAATTACTTAAAATCCAAGGGTAACGATACCTCCGAAATGTCGGAGCAAGAAATCAAGGAAGCCAACACCGGCAGTGAGGTGTTTATCCGCATGACTGTCAAAATTCTTGATGCCATTGAGGATATCACCATCGCCGTGTCCATTTAA
- a CDS encoding phage tail tube protein, with translation MAMDKASRVMSGTYGELWYDGELVAEVYKFQAKVTLNKEDISMCGVIWTDSKVKNVSGKGSMGLYKVNSRMAQKLGDALLSGKDPRGTIISKLNDPDSYGAERVAIQDVSFDDLTLADWEAAVIGKVECPFTFRGYKFLDMVSA, from the coding sequence ATGGCAATGGATAAAGCCAGCCGCGTAATGTCCGGCACCTATGGGGAACTGTGGTACGATGGGGAGCTTGTTGCGGAGGTCTATAAATTTCAGGCCAAGGTAACCCTGAACAAAGAGGATATCTCTATGTGTGGGGTAATCTGGACAGACAGCAAGGTGAAGAATGTTTCCGGCAAAGGCTCCATGGGGCTTTATAAGGTCAACTCCCGCATGGCGCAGAAGCTGGGTGATGCCCTTCTTTCCGGTAAGGACCCCCGGGGCACCATTATTTCTAAACTTAATGATCCCGATTCTTATGGGGCTGAGCGTGTGGCCATTCAGGATGTCAGCTTCGATGATCTCACTCTAGCCGATTGGGAAGCAGCTGTAATCGGCAAAGTGGAATGTCCTTTTACATTCCGTGGCTATAAATTTCTTGATATGGTAAGTGCATGA
- a CDS encoding tape measure protein, with amino-acid sequence MAREYGIDINGWDDYVRTLTTIKNANKAFNKDLEGTVQWLNQLNRTKVSIKMDMETMHSELQQAEREFQETGSAAALMAKSIIEMNLANAHQNLNLVSVNAREAQKDLQNLSDAASRAGNRTGMSDESIKALKIGSAKMLGTSALEALKVGVDSAFGDTAGNAFSTVIDSTISGAVMGAQTGSPIGIAIGAGVGLASGGISAATQSFQKDDEAFKSYRDSELDRVAKKDAAFSQDGLAIYSEREQYELYLSNRLGSKEEAENFSNELRQMETESPYNYTELADVAQNLFGQGYGTEETLKMLQNISNMGASIGASAADMGQVASSIAQISQLSAISMEDINALTGQGIPIVEYLSKAGKIDPERVVQQITDGKISGAAMARIASEGMAGDTRFQDSGTMMAQTFAGRESMIASKENNIKEARGSGYADGMEASQNEELAFYDSDAAVKLAEAEYFKGQWDAELEGLKKKYDNQTLIAVMGGELSPEISDQYSEEGLQELQDLRNQYDQAAIEGNGAEMGKILARAEILARAEYNRSEGAQLELKAQTQLINDVTSMLVENETYWNAGKILGEALSKGMAAGMRENRLALWRENALDIELNDINDSGAYIHQFAYDENLAYGMPYVPYDGYRARLHEGEQVLTVSEARQSRGGRQPVQVTVGEMVVREEADVYKVARQLAAELHRAQQIS; translated from the coding sequence ATGGCCAGAGAGTACGGTATTGATATTAACGGTTGGGATGATTATGTCAGAACTCTCACCACGATAAAGAATGCCAACAAGGCATTCAATAAAGACCTGGAAGGCACCGTGCAGTGGCTGAATCAACTCAACAGAACCAAAGTATCCATCAAGATGGATATGGAAACCATGCATAGTGAGCTACAGCAGGCCGAGAGGGAATTCCAAGAGACAGGCTCTGCGGCGGCATTAATGGCAAAAAGCATTATAGAAATGAATCTAGCCAATGCCCATCAGAATCTAAATTTGGTCAGCGTGAATGCCCGGGAGGCCCAAAAAGATCTGCAAAATCTTAGCGATGCTGCCAGCCGTGCAGGGAACCGGACGGGTATGTCAGACGAGTCAATCAAGGCTCTAAAAATCGGTTCGGCTAAAATGTTGGGTACATCTGCTTTAGAGGCTCTAAAAGTTGGCGTTGACTCTGCCTTTGGCGATACAGCTGGCAATGCTTTTTCTACTGTTATTGACAGCACTATATCGGGGGCTGTGATGGGAGCTCAAACCGGAAGTCCAATTGGCATTGCCATCGGAGCCGGTGTTGGGTTGGCTTCCGGGGGAATTTCAGCGGCTACCCAGTCCTTCCAAAAGGACGATGAAGCCTTTAAAAGCTATCGAGACTCGGAACTGGATAGGGTAGCGAAAAAAGATGCTGCGTTTTCTCAGGATGGCCTTGCCATATATTCGGAACGGGAACAATACGAGCTGTACCTTTCCAATAGACTCGGAAGCAAAGAAGAAGCAGAGAATTTTTCAAATGAACTCCGGCAAATGGAGACCGAAAGCCCTTATAATTACACAGAATTGGCGGATGTGGCTCAAAATCTGTTTGGGCAGGGTTATGGAACCGAAGAAACACTAAAAATGCTGCAGAATATCAGCAATATGGGTGCTTCGATAGGCGCCAGCGCTGCGGATATGGGTCAGGTGGCAAGCAGCATAGCTCAAATAAGCCAGCTTTCAGCCATTAGCATGGAGGATATTAATGCTCTCACGGGTCAAGGTATTCCCATTGTTGAGTACTTATCGAAGGCAGGCAAAATTGATCCGGAAAGGGTAGTGCAGCAGATAACGGATGGCAAAATCAGCGGTGCTGCTATGGCTCGTATCGCCTCGGAGGGTATGGCCGGAGATACCAGGTTCCAGGACAGCGGCACTATGATGGCCCAAACCTTCGCAGGGCGAGAATCCATGATAGCCAGCAAGGAAAACAATATAAAGGAAGCTCGCGGCTCTGGATATGCTGATGGTATGGAGGCCAGTCAGAATGAAGAGCTGGCTTTTTATGATTCGGATGCGGCGGTGAAATTGGCCGAAGCAGAGTATTTTAAGGGGCAATGGGACGCTGAATTGGAAGGGCTCAAAAAAAAATATGACAACCAAACCTTAATAGCTGTTATGGGTGGGGAGCTATCCCCAGAAATTAGCGATCAATACAGCGAAGAAGGCCTTCAGGAGCTGCAAGACCTGCGAAACCAATACGATCAAGCCGCCATTGAGGGAAACGGTGCTGAGATGGGCAAGATACTGGCTCGTGCGGAGATATTAGCCCGGGCAGAATACAACCGCAGCGAGGGCGCACAGTTGGAATTAAAAGCGCAGACCCAGCTTATTAATGATGTTACAAGTATGCTGGTTGAGAATGAAACCTATTGGAATGCCGGTAAAATCCTGGGTGAGGCACTTTCCAAAGGCATGGCCGCAGGTATGCGAGAGAATAGGTTGGCACTATGGAGAGAAAATGCCTTAGATATTGAGTTGAATGATATAAATGATTCTGGGGCGTATATACATCAATTCGCCTATGATGAAAACCTTGCATATGGCATGCCGTATGTCCCCTATGATGGATACCGTGCCCGGCTTCACGAGGGGGAACAGGTTTTGACAGTCAGCGAAGCCCGGCAGAGCCGAGGCGGCAGACAGCCTGTTCAGGTTACAGTGGGGGAAATGGTGGTTCGGGAGGAAGCCGATGTATATAAAGTTGCCCGACAGCTTGCCGCCGAACTGCACAGAGCCCAACAAATAAGCTAA
- a CDS encoding LysM domain-containing protein, translating to MAKRSFIFRKGSEELILPVTPASFRVEKGINIEVVNIHELGDAILAGKGSLATIQISCLFPEMDYSFAEGSGASRYVSQFEEWIEAGEVVRFIIGGANVNLPVMVQSINWGEQDGTNDVYADITMREHRPLEAVQISATPAATLERAAHQPNPGESSYTIQSGDTLSAICRKYYGDASPASYNKLAQANGISNPHLIFAGKTLKIPQPLQ from the coding sequence GTGGCAAAACGTAGTTTTATTTTTCGGAAAGGCTCTGAGGAACTGATTCTGCCGGTAACTCCTGCCAGCTTTCGGGTGGAAAAGGGCATTAACATTGAAGTGGTCAATATCCATGAGCTGGGAGATGCCATACTGGCGGGCAAAGGATCGCTGGCTACCATCCAAATAAGCTGCCTGTTCCCTGAGATGGATTATTCCTTTGCAGAGGGCTCCGGTGCTTCCCGGTATGTGAGCCAGTTTGAAGAGTGGATTGAGGCGGGTGAGGTGGTACGGTTTATTATAGGTGGGGCCAATGTAAACCTGCCGGTTATGGTACAGTCCATAAATTGGGGTGAGCAGGATGGCACCAACGATGTGTACGCAGACATCACTATGCGGGAGCACCGTCCATTGGAAGCGGTTCAAATATCCGCCACACCGGCAGCGACACTGGAACGCGCGGCTCATCAGCCTAATCCGGGGGAAAGCAGCTATACCATCCAGTCAGGTGATACCCTTTCGGCTATTTGCCGCAAGTATTATGGGGATGCTTCCCCAGCCAGCTACAACAAGCTGGCGCAGGCTAATGGTATTTCCAATCCTCACCTGATCTTTGCGGGCAAAACCCTGAAAATCCCCCAACCACTGCAATAG
- a CDS encoding DUF2577 family protein produces MYDIQDNPYSTLLGVIRTDSDERKTSSWRLGVIASISPLLVRLGGHLLSGADLRINPSLLGGSRAISISNASSTLGGESVSGELAGTAHWSGMLEPGDQVILLPSDDGQQFIILCKVVNA; encoded by the coding sequence ATGTATGATATACAGGATAACCCATACAGCACTCTGTTGGGTGTTATTCGAACCGATAGCGATGAACGCAAAACCAGCAGCTGGCGGTTGGGCGTTATAGCCAGTATCAGCCCTTTGTTGGTGAGGTTGGGTGGACATCTCCTTTCTGGGGCGGATTTGCGGATTAATCCCTCGCTATTGGGCGGCAGCAGGGCTATTAGCATCAGCAATGCTTCCAGCACCCTTGGCGGAGAATCCGTATCCGGGGAGTTGGCAGGCACTGCCCATTGGAGCGGTATGCTGGAACCCGGTGATCAGGTGATCCTGCTGCCAAGCGATGATGGGCAGCAGTTTATAATCTTATGTAAGGTGGTGAATGCCTGA